The Scyliorhinus canicula chromosome 17, sScyCan1.1, whole genome shotgun sequence DNA window TCATTTTGCTAACTAACCTCCTGTGGGGTGTTTATCAAAGAACATCCTGAACCTCCAAGTGTACTACATCCACGGACTCTCCTTGATCAATTCTGTTAGTGACATCCTCAAAATCTTCAAAACGTTCGTCAAACATGATTCCCTATTCCTAAATCCATGTTGAGTATTCTgagtttgctctcatattctaaTTCCTCatcatcagtttcttggtccgcctttgctgaattctaaagaagttcccaatcctcaggttacTACACTCTTACCCACTTTCTGAACCTCTTCCTTTGAACTAATGTGAATCTTAAACTTTGCTTGCCACGTTTCCATCACATTTCCTGTGGATTTTTATTTCTAAAAGGAATTTATATTTGATGTAAAtatgtaataatattttaaatgcCAGCAATTGTCTATCTATTGTCACACTTTTTACTATAAGTTCCCAATGTGTCACAACTTGTCCCTCATACCTTGACAGTTGCCTTCTTTgagaaacacccagataaattaaacaaaagaatcatgtaaccaccatagcccatcttcatggcaatgtggctgcTTTGGAGGTTTCCAATCAGGAATGGGAACAAAATAACTTCCAACATCCAAATACCCTTTCAGTCTCTGGTCCTCGTGAAACTTGGAACCAGGTATTCACAACAAGgcccaaagagcatcagcccacaggaggcaaagtcgtgagaccggccagtccagcagaaggaaaccctcccaccatccccattgaccaactgaCAGAATGAACACAATGCAGTCCTGGCTGTAATTAAGAGCAGAAATATTAACAACAGAATCCAATCCCTTGTTCACTTGTGAACTTGTTGATGTCTCAGCAGGTGTGATGAAAcacaaaatcccttcccacactgagagcagatgaaaggcctctccccagagtgaactcgttGGTGGCTCCGTAGGTGGGATggatgactgaatcccttcccacattgagagcaggcgaacggcttctccccagtgtgaactcgctggtgtgtctgctggCTGGATAACcgagagaatcccttcccacagtcagagcaggtgaacggcctctccccagtgtgaactcgctgatgtctctgcaggttggataactgagaaaatcccttcccacagtcagagcaggtgaacggcctccccccagtgtgaactctctggtgagAGGTCAGTTCTCGAGAGCTTTTGAAGCCAcccccacagtcagagcatttaaagggtctctcattggtgtgagtgacacTGTGTCTCCGCAGGTTAGATAAGTGAgcaaatccctttccacacacagagcaggtgaacggcctttcctcagtgtgaactcgctggtgagagATCAGTTCTCGAGAGCTTTTGAAGccactcccacagtcagagcatttaaagggtctctcattggtgtgagtgacactgtgtctccgcaggtgaaacaactgagtgaatcccttcccacacacggagcaggtgaacggcttctccccggtgtgactgtGTCGATGGGTTTCAAGCACAGATGGGAACCtaaatccctttccacagtccccacatttccaccgtttctccatgttgctggtgtccttgtgtctctccaagtCGGACAATCAGTTAAAGTCTCACACAGGATACGGGAACTTTCTCTCTccgctgtgaatggtgcaatGTTCTTTCAGGCTGTGCATCTGGTTgaaactctttccacagtcagtgctctggaacactctcactcgggtgtgtgtgtgtctcggtgcttttccagtcacactgatgtttaaaatctcttgaagccgacagaacagacaaacgttTGTTATTCTAGATTgacaggccaatgatattcagaaCCCAATGAATCGAATTACTCTGTCAGATGTTGATGCAATGTTTcgttttgagatttctgtctgtagaccttcctcttctaatatcctgtaaaaggagtttacaaaatgcCATCACCGTCAgtataggatagaaattcagaacagacaattgtagtttctctggaacattttttcctctctcattccccaaaaggtgtaaatctccatcccacacactctccctccattctcactctgctgtatctaatattcaccctcccaattctcctgaaggtgttgattcaggctgattgacagatccctgctcactgcttcctgtcctggacaggTACCTGAAAATCTTCATGCAGGCTGCCAGACAGATATGTGTCTGTATTACTGGACTGAAAATGTTTTAATGTTTAGGATTGTTCCGGTTGGTTAAGATACAGGGGGTTGTGACTGATCATGTCCTTGAACTTGCTGCCTATGAGGGGAGTCAAGCAGAGATAATAATTTCTAAATGAAATTGGATGAGTGCTGCAGGGTTACAGAATGGGACCCACTCGAGACTGACAGA harbors:
- the LOC119951833 gene encoding gastrula zinc finger protein XlCGF7.1-like — encoded protein: MEKRWKCGDCGKGFRFPSVLETHRHSHTGEKPFTCSVCGKGFTQLFHLRRHSVTHTNERPFKCSDCGSGFKSSRELISHQRVHTEERPFTCSVCGKGFAHLSNLRRHSVTHTNERPFKCSDCGGGFKSSRELTSHQRVHTGGRPFTCSDCGKGFSQLSNLQRHQRVHTGERPFTCSDCGKGFSRLSSQQTHQRVHTGEKPFACSQCGKGFSHPSHLRSHQRVHSGERPFICSQCGKGFCVSSHLLRHQQVHK